The following coding sequences are from one Pongo abelii isolate AG06213 chromosome 3, NHGRI_mPonAbe1-v2.0_pri, whole genome shotgun sequence window:
- the LOC100458037 gene encoding thioredoxin-like: MVKQIKSKVAFQEALDTAGNKLVVDFSATWCGPCKMIKSFFHSLSEKYSNVVFLEVDVDDCQDVALEWEVKCMPTFQFFNKGQKVGEFSGANKKKLEATINELV, encoded by the coding sequence ATGGTAAAACAGATCAAGAGCAAGGTTGCTTTTCAGGAAGCCTTGGACACCGCAGGCAATAAACTTGTAGTTGACTTCTCAGCCACATGGTGTGGGCCTTGCAAAATGATCAAGTCTTTCTTTCATTCCCTCTCTGAAAAGTATTCCAACGTGGTATTCCTTGAAGTAGATGTGGATGACTGTCAGGATGTTGCTTTAGAGTGGGAAGTCAAATGCATGCCAACATTCCAGTTTTTTAACAAGGGACAAAAGGTGGGTGAATTTTCTGGGGCCAATAAGAAAAAGCTTGAAGCCACCATTAATGAATTAGTCTAA